A single Dehalococcoidia bacterium DNA region contains:
- a CDS encoding ketoacyl-ACP synthase III, whose product MRLMLRRPKPLKWITGTINNALGHVPQRATVSVELGKEAREKKMLSSLSLELEKRGTKVSSIIAGVGKYLPDNIVTSASIEKRLDLQKNGIPENFIEAMTGVVERRHVLNGDSSSDLAARASLKAMEQAGVSADEIDVIIFASATHDMCEPATANMLQEKLEAWNAHVFDVKNACNSFVNAIDVMDSFIRTGRCRIGLIAAGEVLSACINWNVKTLEDMKLGLAGLTLGDGGGAMVIKAGDDDGRGIRASHFTSDGSGWPYATVLGGGTCHPRDPSKEYFLSDSLEIAKMTMKNLPGAIRTALQKAGWRSEELDLVVPHQVTIQLIDRISKMAALPRERVVVTVNKYGNTAAASIPIALAEAMEAGRVQRGDKVLLIGGAAGWSGGIIAAVL is encoded by the coding sequence ATGAGACTCATGTTGCGTCGACCCAAACCGTTGAAATGGATTACCGGTACGATTAACAACGCATTGGGGCACGTGCCGCAAAGAGCGACGGTGTCCGTGGAACTGGGGAAAGAAGCCAGAGAGAAGAAGATGCTTTCCTCACTTTCTCTGGAGTTGGAGAAGCGGGGCACCAAGGTCTCCAGTATTATCGCCGGGGTGGGAAAGTACCTTCCGGATAATATCGTTACTTCAGCTTCTATCGAGAAGAGACTGGATCTGCAGAAGAATGGAATACCTGAGAACTTCATCGAGGCGATGACGGGAGTAGTTGAGCGGAGGCACGTGTTGAATGGCGATTCTTCCTCCGATCTGGCGGCTCGAGCCAGCCTGAAGGCCATGGAGCAGGCCGGAGTGAGCGCCGACGAGATAGACGTCATCATCTTTGCTTCGGCAACGCATGATATGTGCGAACCTGCCACGGCCAATATGTTGCAGGAGAAGCTGGAAGCCTGGAACGCCCATGTTTTTGATGTCAAGAACGCCTGTAACAGCTTCGTCAATGCTATCGACGTTATGGATTCTTTTATCCGCACCGGACGCTGTCGGATCGGGTTGATTGCTGCCGGGGAGGTGCTCTCCGCATGCATCAACTGGAACGTCAAAACCCTCGAAGACATGAAGCTGGGGCTGGCCGGACTTACCTTAGGAGACGGCGGGGGAGCGATGGTCATCAAGGCGGGTGATGATGATGGGAGGGGAATCCGCGCCAGTCACTTTACGTCGGACGGCTCTGGATGGCCCTATGCCACTGTCCTGGGTGGAGGCACCTGCCATCCTCGGGACCCTTCCAAGGAATACTTCCTCTCCGACAGCCTCGAAATCGCCAAGATGACGATGAAGAATTTGCCGGGAGCCATCAGAACGGCGCTTCAGAAGGCGGGCTGGCGAAGCGAAGAGTTGGACCTGGTCGTACCCCATCAGGTGACAATTCAGCTCATCGATAGGATCAGCAAAATGGCGGCGCTTCCCCGGGAGAGAGTCGTGGTTACCGTCAACAAATATGGCAACACGGCAGCAGCGAGCATTCCTATCGCCCTGGCGGAGGCAATGGAGGCCGGTCGGGTTCAGCGAGGAGACAAAGTTCTCCTGATCGGCGGGGCTGCCGGCTGGAGCGGAGGCATCATCGCGGCGGTCCTGTAA